AGGGGGTAGAGGTATAAAAGGAGGATCCCCACTAAGAAGCTGTTTTAAATTTATTGAGAAATAATATTATCATTGCAAGCAGGTGGGTTCCGGTCATGTTGAGCCCCTGTCTCGCATCTTGAATCCTTTGATTTTTGTCAATAGCCCGCTATTGGCTGCATATCTCGGACTCCAATCTGCTTCAACATAGGGCTCAATCTGTCTCGGAATAAATTTAAAACAGCTTCTAATTATCAACTGAGCCCCTAATATCGCTAACGCAACGAACTATATTAAAAAATTCACAAAACGAGTAAAAATACAGGACAAACACGAACACTCCCCGCTAATTATCGGCTGAGCCGTGTTGTGTTCGGTTCGGTCTCTTTATGGGAAAAAGAAAACCGGCAAGATATGGAAAATATCTTGCCGGTTATTGTTATTGGAAGAAAAAATTGTTTTCTACTTACTTTTTAATAAACTTGGCTACCTTTTCACCGTTGGCGGTTACTACTTTGATGGTGTAGATACCGGGTGCGAGGTCTGCTATTTCGATAGTTTGAACATTATCTTTTACGCTTTTTACACAAGCTCCCGTAAGCGAGAAGATGTCTACGCTCTGTACTTCTTCGCCTTTCACCGTGATGTAATCGGCTGCCGGATTCGGTCCTACTGCAATGCCGTTGTTTTCTACCTTGTTTATACCAGAGGTGTATTCACTGACTACTTTAACGAATACTGTTTTTAATACCAAAGCCGGGTATTTTTCGTTTGTCATTTCACAGCGGTATTCTTGATTCAGGTTCGATTCGTCGAAGCAGAACCAACCGTCGGAAGCATCGGGAGGCGTAATTTCTTCTCCATCGATGTTTTTCCATGTGTAGGTCGTGATATTACCATCTACGTCATATTCGCTGGAAAGGTCGATATCTTCTCCTACGGCGATTTCGTATTCACCGTCGGCATTCATCTGTCCGATGGGATATCCGCCGGCAGCTTCCCATTGCAATTTGTATCCGCTACCTAATACTTTTCCGGTAGTAGGGTGTACCGGCAATGTAGAGAATGTGTAGTGATTGTCTTCAATATTGAACAACCAATCGAGGAATTCGGCCGGACGACAATCTGTGAACAAGAGGGAGTTCTCGTCGGAGAATGCGTTTTTGTAACCGGCCAATTGACGACATTTTCCAGTGGATCCGCTCATATCCAATTGTTTGCAGTTTAAATTACGACGAACGTGCATATAGCAATCCTTGTCTTCGTTCGTCATTTGGATTCTTACAGTATCCAATTGGGTATTGGAGATGTGGACAACGGTAGCTTTACAATTGGTTAGTGAGAATTTTCCTTTCAAATTTTTAACGGCAGGCAGTACCGGATACCATCTATTATCTCCTTCGGAGTTTGTCCAAGATAAAGAACTCGTTTTTCCATTGAACGGAGCGCTGGCATTTGCACATACCCCAAAAAGAGTTTCAACATATCCATCGGTGTATTTATGCCAAATTTTTCCCTCGGCGTTTTTCCAAGTGTTCATGTCGTCCCAAGAGAATCCTTCACGATTGATGTCGATACCCATTACTTCGGCATTGCATTTTCCTTCAATGGCAGAGGGCTGTTTGAAGAATGCCGCATACTCTTGGGTTTCTGTTGCGTCGAAATTGAATGTTTGAGTATCTTCTTGGGCGAAGCCAACCAAAGAAAAACAACATAAGAAAGCAGACATAGCGACTTTCTTACCTAAAAAAGTAAACTTTTCCATACTTAGAATTTTTTAGTTAATGATAAATTAATATTTGGGTGTTTATTATAAAGACAGATGCTTTTTGCGAGAGGGTAGTCTGTCGGTCTATTTTTTTTAATAGATTGTGAATTTTATATTTGGATAGAGAATGCAGGTGCAGAAGTTATGCTTCTGCACCTGTATTCCATGTTATACACTTAGAAGTCCAGCCCGTCGTTCCAACCGGGGTTCTGTGTTAAAGCTCCGTTGGTGAGCGATCTTTCGGTGGTGGGTATCGGGAAGAAATAGTCTCTTTCTTCGTTCCACTGGCGGGGTTCTTTCTCGATGTCGTGGCAGATGATGTTGCCTTTGTCTCCATCGGTCAAGACGAACTCTTCGCCCAGCTTGTAGAATTTACGAATGTTCTTCACCGAAGGTTTTTTGCCTGTGTAGATGCAGATGTCCACTTTTTCTTTGTCACCTGCGATTCCATCGTTCATGTCGAACACGTCGTAGCGGTTGTCTCCCGATCCTTGTGTCAAACCGGGGAAGTACATGCCGAGGAAAGGCTGCTCGAACATTTTTCCTTCTTTCCATCGGATAATGTCGTAATAACGGTGTCCTTCGAGGCAGAGTTCGATGGTGCGTTCGCGACGTATTTCGAGGATCACGCCTTTGTTCGGGTCGGTGACATTTCTATAACCGGTCTCGGGTGCGCACAAATAGGGGTCGGGGTTTGCGTTGGCGGCAAGCATGTCGATGTTGGGCATGCCCACGCGGTCGCGGATTTTCTTGATGGAGATTTCGAGGTCTTCCTGTGTCAAGGTTCCTAACTCGGCTTTCGCTTCGGCGTAGTTCAAGTAGACTTCGGCGGCGCGGAACAGAATGTAGTCGTTGGAAGATCCCATGTATCCGTCGCCCGATGCATCGGTTACCCATTTGATGATTTGGTATCCGGTGGTCGACGAGGAGAAGTTGGGCGATTCCACTTTGTCGCTATTGATACGCATGTAGCCCGGGCCTACGACGGTTTGAGTGAGGCGAGGGTCGCGGTTCTGCATTTCGTCGTAGTATTGCATGGTCTTATAGCCGGGTTGGTCGGTGAAGCGGGTTCCGTCGGTCATGAGGTAGCTGTTTACGATTTTCTTGTTCATGCCGGGACGTCCGTAGGTTTGTGCCATGGTGTTGTAATTAGCCTCGTGCTTCACACCTTTTGTGTAGTCGTAGTCACGAGCCAATATAACTTCTTGTTGTATGGCGTTCATCGAGGCAAAAAGGTCTCGATAGGGTTTGTCTCCCGACGTGTAGATGCTGTAAGGGCTCTCATCGATAAACCGCTTGGAAATGGTGGCGCATTCTTCGAGGAATGTCTCG
The sequence above is drawn from the Barnesiella intestinihominis YIT 11860 genome and encodes:
- a CDS encoding T9SS type A sorting domain-containing protein; amino-acid sequence: MEKFTFLGKKVAMSAFLCCFSLVGFAQEDTQTFNFDATETQEYAAFFKQPSAIEGKCNAEVMGIDINREGFSWDDMNTWKNAEGKIWHKYTDGYVETLFGVCANASAPFNGKTSSLSWTNSEGDNRWYPVLPAVKNLKGKFSLTNCKATVVHISNTQLDTVRIQMTNEDKDCYMHVRRNLNCKQLDMSGSTGKCRQLAGYKNAFSDENSLLFTDCRPAEFLDWLFNIEDNHYTFSTLPVHPTTGKVLGSGYKLQWEAAGGYPIGQMNADGEYEIAVGEDIDLSSEYDVDGNITTYTWKNIDGEEITPPDASDGWFCFDESNLNQEYRCEMTNEKYPALVLKTVFVKVVSEYTSGINKVENNGIAVGPNPAADYITVKGEEVQSVDIFSLTGACVKSVKDNVQTIEIADLAPGIYTIKVVTANGEKVAKFIKK
- a CDS encoding RagB/SusD family nutrient uptake outer membrane protein, which encodes MKKNIKYIVAAVAGLWLTGCTDDLDRFPLSSLSPETYFNTEEELETFTNHFYSQFPSAASGYGESEDIVNIFTLPATTIGLTRTVPTKGGGWNWDYLREINLYLKYSHRCNNKIAREHYDGIARFFRAYFYFEKVKRFGDVPWYNKPLESNDPDLKKPRDSRQLVMDSIMSDIDYAINYCDDNSELYRVTKWTAMALKSRICLFEGTFRKYHGIAGYETFLEECATISKRFIDESPYSIYTSGDKPYRDLFASMNAIQQEVILARDYDYTKGVKHEANYNTMAQTYGRPGMNKKIVNSYLMTDGTRFTDQPGYKTMQYYDEMQNRDPRLTQTVVGPGYMRINSDKVESPNFSSSTTGYQIIKWVTDASGDGYMGSSNDYILFRAAEVYLNYAEAKAELGTLTQEDLEISIKKIRDRVGMPNIDMLAANANPDPYLCAPETGYRNVTDPNKGVILEIRRERTIELCLEGHRYYDIIRWKEGKMFEQPFLGMYFPGLTQGSGDNRYDVFDMNDGIAGDKEKVDICIYTGKKPSVKNIRKFYKLGEEFVLTDGDKGNIICHDIEKEPRQWNEERDYFFPIPTTERSLTNGALTQNPGWNDGLDF